GCACGATCGAGAGGCTCAAGAAGTCGGCTGGCGTCCGCGCCATCGCGTAGAGGCCGCTGGGCTGAAACCCCCGTTTCGTGAACGGCGTTGCCGTGCGACCCTGTGGACAAAGCGGGGCGAACGGACGATGCCCCGGCCGCTCGGGCCCCGCACCGCGAGGTGTGCGATGCGCGTGCTGGTGGTCGACGACGAACGATCGGTGCTGAGCTTCGTCGGGCCGCTGCTCGAGCGCGAAGGCTTCACCACGACGCTCGTCGACAGTGGCACTGCGGCGGTGGCCAGCGTCCTCGACAGCCGCCCCGACCTCGTCCTCTTGGACGTCAACCTGCCTGACCTGTCCGGGCTCGAGGTATGCCGGGCGATCCGCCGCCAGCCCAGTTACGTCCCGGTGATCCTGCTGACCGGACTCGACTCACGTGAGGACGAGCTCGTCGGCTTCGCGGCGATGGCCGACGAGTACGTCACGAAGCCGTTCGTCCCGGAGGCGCTCATCGCCCGGGTCCGCGCGCTGTTGCGGGTCCAGGGGAGCGGGCAGCGGCGCGCGGTTCGGCTCGGCGACGTCGAGGTCG
This DNA window, taken from Mycobacteriales bacterium, encodes the following:
- a CDS encoding response regulator transcription factor codes for the protein MLVVDDERSVLSFVGPLLEREGFTTTLVDSGTAAVASVLDSRPDLVLLDVNLPDLSGLEVCRAIRRQPSYVPVILLTGLDSREDELVGFAAMADEYVTKPFVPEALIARVRALLRVQGSGQRRAVRLGDVEVDLVARDARRDGETLPLPPKEFELLAFLIEHPNQVFGRRQLLNSVWGVDYDGDPHTVAVRMSNLRAAIEKNPNRPEYLLTRNGVGYFLRLADGAP